A stretch of the Coleofasciculus chthonoplastes PCC 7420 genome encodes the following:
- a CDS encoding flippase codes for MTNQLSITRLLKRGVIESFFLRALGAVLLFLMHSLVARLIGSKNYGTFSYALIIVNILSVVVSLGWPTALVRFIVQYQEKQQWSLLHGIVLRASQMTMFFSILVSLVLWVISYTQSIPNNIILSCRFAALLLPLFALVNLRKKVFQALRRIKTSIILEELILPLTILTGLSMLPMNTTTDILLLYFGAAFLACLLSTVLLWWCFPVQGKTALPTFKLAMDSGTLPMMLGGISQIVMNRADIFMLGFLIDMEAVGVYNAANRIASLNIFVLQAVNIIAAPMLAAAFHSSRLDEFKAIMRRAMLCSTIGSLPLFIIIIIRAKHLLIFFGSEFTQGSLLLKIMACGQLFNAVSGPVGFALLMVGKERIFAFLTSIIALANVVGNLFAIPMYGTLGAALVTTGCIIMLNGLMFYLTQGIKVSVS; via the coding sequence ATGACCAACCAACTGAGTATTACGCGCCTACTAAAACGTGGTGTAATTGAATCTTTTTTTCTCAGAGCTTTGGGGGCAGTTCTGTTGTTCCTTATGCACTCATTAGTTGCTCGCTTAATTGGATCAAAAAATTATGGAACTTTTAGTTATGCCCTAATAATAGTAAATATTTTGTCTGTTGTCGTCTCTTTAGGATGGCCGACAGCACTTGTACGTTTTATTGTACAGTATCAAGAAAAACAGCAGTGGAGCTTATTGCACGGCATAGTGTTACGAGCCTCTCAAATGACCATGTTTTTTTCTATATTGGTCAGTTTGGTTCTATGGGTAATTTCTTACACCCAGAGTATTCCTAATAACATTATTCTTAGCTGTCGCTTTGCGGCATTACTTCTTCCACTTTTCGCTTTAGTTAACCTACGCAAAAAAGTTTTCCAGGCTCTACGACGTATTAAGACCAGCATTATCCTAGAAGAATTAATTCTTCCTTTGACCATATTGACTGGACTGAGTATGCTTCCCATGAACACAACCACTGATATTTTATTATTGTATTTTGGAGCAGCTTTTCTAGCTTGCTTACTAAGTACTGTTTTGCTGTGGTGGTGTTTTCCTGTACAGGGAAAAACAGCTTTACCGACTTTTAAACTCGCAATGGATAGCGGTACCCTACCGATGATGCTTGGTGGAATAAGCCAGATAGTGATGAATCGAGCAGATATATTTATGCTTGGTTTCCTTATAGATATGGAAGCTGTGGGAGTGTATAATGCAGCCAACCGCATTGCCAGTCTCAACATATTTGTATTGCAAGCAGTCAATATTATTGCTGCACCGATGCTTGCGGCTGCTTTTCATAGTTCCCGACTTGACGAATTTAAGGCAATTATGCGTAGAGCCATGCTGTGTTCTACAATAGGTTCTTTACCTCTTTTTATTATTATAATAATAAGGGCAAAACATCTACTTATTTTTTTTGGTTCTGAGTTTACTCAAGGAAGTTTACTACTAAAAATAATGGCTTGTGGACAATTGTTTAATGCAGTATCAGGTCCGGTGGGCTTCGCTCTACTCATGGTAGGGAAAGAGCGTATTTTTGCTTTTTTAACAAGTATTATCGCCTTAGCAAACGTAGTAGGTAATTTGTTCGCTATTCCAATGTATGGAACCCTAGGAGCAGCTTTAGTTACAACAGGATGTATAATTATGCTTAATGGATTAATGTTTTACCTGACTCAAGGCATAAAGGTTAGTGTTAGTTAA
- a CDS encoding SDR family NAD(P)-dependent oxidoreductase — protein sequence MASSWNGKTVVITGVCGTVGQELLRQLLKYNLQEVIGIDHNETELFFLAEEYGDFPYVQLYLCDLRDRYELMYKMQGVDIVLHTAALKHVVICEKSPHEAIQTNILGTQNVIDAAIAAKVERVIFTSSDKAVNPTNVMGTSKLMGERLMTAANAHRREVQPIFASTRFGNVLGSRGSVIPVFKRQIATGGPVTLTDPAMTRFIMTLEEAVQLVMESVFLSRGGEVFVTKMPVVRIADLAQVMIEELAPRYNYNPEDIEVRLIGSKPGEKLYEELMNDEEVRRTVELERYFVVVPAFRAIYQSIDYKYEGLVTNTIKKPYNSANEQPMDKKALWNYLYKGKLFEVDTILNHSNNDMKTAFKRNQLCE from the coding sequence ATGGCTAGTTCCTGGAATGGCAAAACGGTTGTAATCACAGGTGTATGCGGCACCGTGGGACAAGAGCTATTACGGCAGCTCCTGAAATATAATCTTCAAGAAGTAATTGGTATTGACCACAACGAGACTGAGTTATTTTTTCTGGCTGAGGAGTATGGCGACTTTCCCTACGTGCAACTTTACCTATGTGATTTGCGCGATCGCTATGAATTAATGTACAAGATGCAAGGAGTTGATATTGTCTTGCATACGGCAGCATTAAAACATGTCGTGATATGTGAAAAGTCACCCCATGAAGCTATTCAGACTAACATTCTGGGAACCCAGAATGTTATTGATGCAGCCATTGCGGCTAAGGTAGAGCGGGTAATTTTCACCTCCTCAGACAAAGCAGTCAATCCTACCAACGTTATGGGAACATCCAAGTTGATGGGAGAACGGTTAATGACTGCTGCCAATGCTCATAGACGTGAAGTTCAACCCATATTTGCTTCAACGCGCTTTGGCAACGTATTAGGCTCCCGTGGTTCGGTCATTCCAGTTTTTAAACGTCAGATCGCTACAGGGGGACCAGTAACTTTAACCGATCCGGCTATGACTCGCTTTATTATGACCCTAGAGGAAGCCGTTCAACTGGTCATGGAGTCTGTATTTCTGTCTAGGGGTGGTGAAGTATTCGTGACTAAAATGCCTGTAGTACGCATTGCTGACTTGGCACAAGTGATGATTGAAGAGCTAGCACCCCGATACAACTATAATCCTGAGGATATAGAAGTCCGTTTGATAGGCTCTAAACCCGGAGAGAAGTTATATGAAGAATTAATGAATGATGAAGAAGTCCGGCGAACTGTAGAACTGGAGCGGTATTTTGTTGTTGTTCCCGCATTTAGAGCTATATATCAATCTATTGATTATAAATATGAGGGCTTGGTAACAAACACTATAAAAAAACCCTATAACTCTGCTAATGAGCAACCTATGGACAAAAAGGCATTATGGAATTACCTTTATAAGGGTAAACTTTTCGAGGTTGATACTATCTTGAATCATTCAAATAACGACATGAAGACCGCGTTCAAGAGGAATCAGCTATGCGAGTGA
- a CDS encoding NAD-dependent epimerase/dehydratase family protein, whose protein sequence is MKWLITGGCGFLGTNLIKKLYTEGNPHIRVVDNLCVGTREALAAVCDFVELKDAGLSGHPSSLSGTELVIGDILDSQLALRVTRGIDVIVHLAANTGVQPSIQDPHGDCYTNVIGTLNYLEAARHNQVKRFIFASSGAPIGKCIPPIHEELAPHPVSPYGASKLAGEGYCCAYFHSFGVETVVLRFGNVYGPASGHKNSVVAKFIRQALNGETLEIYGDGRQTRDFIFIDDLVRAICLAAATDNIGGEVFQIATNRETTVRELVDKLSWVMSEMGIKLESNYASPLIGDVRRNFSDTSKAKEMLGWQAEVELKDGLRRTVEWFAQEYQELYE, encoded by the coding sequence GTGAAGTGGCTTATTACTGGTGGGTGTGGGTTTCTGGGTACGAATCTTATCAAGAAACTCTATACGGAGGGCAATCCTCACATTCGAGTTGTAGATAATCTGTGCGTCGGTACTCGTGAGGCTCTTGCTGCGGTGTGTGATTTCGTAGAACTTAAAGATGCTGGGCTTAGCGGTCATCCCTCGTCTTTATCGGGTACTGAGCTAGTTATTGGTGACATTCTTGATAGTCAACTCGCCCTGAGAGTGACTAGGGGTATAGATGTAATTGTACATCTTGCAGCTAACACGGGAGTTCAGCCATCTATTCAAGACCCTCATGGAGACTGCTATACAAATGTAATTGGCACTCTAAACTATCTGGAAGCAGCCAGACATAACCAGGTCAAGCGCTTCATCTTTGCCTCTAGTGGCGCTCCTATCGGTAAATGTATTCCTCCCATTCATGAAGAACTAGCTCCTCATCCGGTTTCTCCCTATGGAGCTAGTAAATTAGCTGGTGAGGGATACTGTTGTGCGTATTTTCATTCGTTTGGTGTTGAGACAGTGGTGTTACGCTTTGGTAATGTTTACGGACCCGCTTCTGGGCATAAAAACAGTGTAGTGGCAAAATTTATTCGGCAAGCTCTAAACGGTGAAACCTTAGAAATATATGGAGATGGTAGACAGACCCGTGACTTTATTTTTATTGACGATTTAGTTCGAGCAATTTGTTTAGCGGCTGCTACAGATAACATCGGTGGAGAAGTTTTTCAAATTGCGACTAACAGGGAAACTACAGTGAGAGAACTAGTCGATAAACTCTCCTGGGTGATGAGTGAGATGGGAATCAAACTTGAGAGCAACTATGCTTCGCCACTGATAGGGGATGTCAGGCGTAATTTCTCTGACACATCTAAAGCCAAAGAGATGCTTGGATGGCAAGCTGAGGTGGAATTGAAAGATGGTTTAAGGCGAACGGTTGAGTGGTTTGCACAAGAATACCAGGAGTTATATGAATAG
- a CDS encoding O-antigen ligase family protein, whose translation MLQTFFFILLLMLLLITHIKKPYLGFIVLMFLQPWMLSRVHGHYLLSTASILIIGLVIPLRNLSICGSVGYFKLKQLPELLWVYLFCTYMFIQVIWICQYGLNLRIVKQAFFYLGVIFFVLFYPNKIAKRKITETFLRWTMIGGLFYFLVLLILSWLLPRFYLVTDSKGLQRLNGIGGTHPAYIGSIIPIIIAGITYYLLVNKNKKLLINTLMLGGMTIISIVTIQLGSRAVILSIVTFFVAFIVISDNNLPKKIFVLLIVAAILFIAAKYIGEELYIERLNSIRTGSIFIEIRWLSIRAGFDLLKENYVFGVGVGQFAEKGFATMLDIADSMNPGYAQKILTWRDSALASSGSIHLFFLIETGLIGFLLYGKLLFIATKKIWQARLRTKLMNMKREKLALDCILSSWFAFLLHLFTISGETHLLLWTFIAFAFALPGYPRKNV comes from the coding sequence ATGCTACAAACTTTTTTCTTTATTTTACTGCTTATGCTTTTATTGATTACACACATTAAAAAACCATATTTAGGTTTTATTGTGCTAATGTTTCTTCAACCGTGGATGCTTTCCCGCGTCCATGGACACTATCTTCTAAGTACGGCGAGTATTCTTATAATAGGGTTAGTTATTCCTCTGAGGAATTTGTCAATTTGCGGTTCTGTCGGTTATTTTAAACTAAAGCAGTTACCGGAACTATTATGGGTTTACTTATTCTGTACATATATGTTCATACAAGTAATATGGATTTGCCAATATGGATTAAATTTAAGAATAGTTAAACAAGCATTTTTTTATTTAGGTGTTATTTTTTTTGTTCTGTTTTATCCTAATAAAATAGCAAAAAGAAAAATAACAGAAACTTTTTTAAGGTGGACAATGATTGGTGGATTATTTTATTTTTTAGTTTTGCTAATATTATCTTGGTTGCTTCCAAGATTTTATTTAGTTACAGATAGCAAAGGGTTACAAAGACTAAATGGCATAGGTGGAACTCATCCTGCTTATATTGGATCTATAATTCCTATTATAATAGCTGGCATTACTTATTACTTATTAGTCAATAAAAACAAAAAATTATTGATTAATACATTGATGTTAGGGGGTATGACAATAATATCGATTGTAACAATTCAACTCGGATCTAGAGCAGTTATTTTATCTATCGTAACATTTTTTGTTGCATTTATAGTAATATCTGATAATAATTTACCCAAAAAAATTTTTGTCCTATTAATTGTCGCAGCGATATTGTTTATAGCAGCTAAATACATAGGAGAAGAACTTTATATAGAAAGGTTAAATTCAATAAGAACAGGTAGCATTTTTATAGAGATTAGATGGCTGTCTATAAGAGCGGGATTTGATCTACTAAAAGAAAATTATGTTTTTGGGGTTGGTGTTGGACAGTTTGCTGAAAAAGGTTTCGCAACAATGCTTGACATTGCTGATTCTATGAATCCAGGTTATGCTCAAAAAATACTTACTTGGAGAGATTCTGCCTTGGCTTCTTCCGGGAGTATTCATCTATTCTTTCTTATTGAGACTGGATTGATCGGCTTTTTACTTTATGGTAAGCTTTTATTTATAGCAACCAAGAAAATTTGGCAAGCTCGACTTAGAACAAAGTTGATGAATATGAAAAGAGAAAAACTAGCTTTGGATTGTATTCTATCGAGTTGGTTTGCTTTCCTATTACATCTATTCACGATTAGTGGAGAAACCCATTTATTGTTATGGACTTTTATCGCGTTTGCTTTTGCATTACCAGGTTATCCTCGGAAAAATGTATAA
- a CDS encoding glycosyltransferase family 4 protein → MKILVALDSNIPCGKNRALYQRCITFLASGQAKLVVRKNVSLPDELTSHPNTYFAKLSGRLGLFIECLRLLKTGEFQAIYVWHFPFFIFLPFLLILYSKTIVSCMESQHSPYYYIDSAKFKNLFVKIAARLIFLMAKLIYPKIDLHIVMAHNNHHGLAKRLSEQFNVSIDKILAMSNGVDIKLIQQIVSQFTDYQQNKEFIICYVGTIRPGKGYELIEITDDILDKIPCAKIVVAGPLRGISADNLRRPGVEYHGIVSHTEAIRLMYNSDVCVFIGDSKIRDNEVSHPGKILEYMALGKPVIANNYPGIKEFFAVEDQFLLYEENDTKKIIELLSQLQSDVNLRIKISKNMRDSVVHFDWNTINFNFMKKLNKCLCETYETKIDSR, encoded by the coding sequence GTGAAAATATTAGTTGCTCTTGATTCAAACATTCCTTGTGGGAAAAACCGTGCTTTATACCAACGTTGCATTACTTTTCTTGCTTCTGGACAAGCAAAATTGGTTGTACGAAAGAATGTTTCATTGCCTGATGAATTAACCAGCCATCCCAATACATACTTTGCCAAACTCAGTGGTCGGTTAGGTCTATTCATAGAATGCCTGCGCTTATTGAAAACTGGTGAGTTTCAGGCTATTTATGTTTGGCATTTCCCATTTTTTATATTTTTGCCATTTTTACTGATACTATATAGTAAAACAATTGTGTCGTGTATGGAGTCTCAGCATAGTCCTTACTACTATATTGATTCAGCTAAATTCAAAAATTTATTTGTAAAAATAGCAGCTAGGTTAATATTCTTAATGGCAAAATTAATTTATCCTAAAATAGACTTACATATAGTAATGGCGCATAATAACCACCATGGTTTAGCTAAACGGCTCTCAGAGCAGTTTAATGTTAGTATAGATAAAATTCTTGCGATGTCTAATGGAGTAGACATCAAACTCATACAACAAATTGTTAGCCAATTTACTGATTACCAACAAAACAAGGAGTTTATTATTTGCTATGTAGGTACGATCAGACCCGGGAAAGGCTATGAACTTATTGAAATAACAGATGACATCCTTGATAAAATTCCTTGTGCAAAAATAGTTGTCGCTGGTCCTTTGCGAGGTATAAGTGCAGATAATTTAAGACGACCTGGCGTAGAGTATCATGGTATTGTTTCACATACTGAAGCAATTCGATTAATGTATAATAGTGATGTTTGTGTATTTATTGGGGATTCAAAAATTCGTGACAATGAGGTATCTCATCCTGGCAAAATATTAGAATACATGGCTTTAGGTAAGCCTGTTATTGCCAATAATTATCCTGGAATTAAAGAATTTTTTGCAGTAGAAGATCAGTTTTTACTTTATGAAGAAAATGATACTAAAAAAATTATTGAACTGTTAAGCCAATTACAGAGTGACGTTAATCTGAGAATAAAAATTTCAAAAAATATGCGAGATTCTGTAGTCCATTTTGACTGGAATACAATCAATTTTAATTTTATGAAGAAATTAAATAAATGTTTATGCGAGACCTATGAAACGAAAATAGATTCACGATAA
- a CDS encoding NAD-dependent epimerase/dehydratase family protein has protein sequence MRVMILGGDGYLGWPTAMHFAAQGHDVMVVDNYLRRNIARETCSEALMPNPNLVERVRLFESVSGYKIRVEIGDCCDFRFMERIFTDFVPEAVIHYAEQPSAPYSMIGYGEAQLTLHNNLSATFNLIWAVMQYSSDCQIIKIGTMGEYGTPNIDIEEGWIEIEHKGRRDKFLYPRQAGSLYHTTKVLDTDLLWFYVRTYGIRVTDLMQGPVYGLSTPEVDQDQRLLPNFHYDDIFGTVVNRFLVQAVAGVPLTVYGKGGQVRGYLNLKDTLQCVELAMNNPVESGQLRILNQFTETFSVNQLAEKVQHVGNQMRLNVQVKAIDNPRKEKEDHYYNPNHSGLLELGLKPHPMTDNVIAQMLKQVMCYKEHIDIRKIMPRVKWN, from the coding sequence ATGCGAGTGATGATTCTAGGCGGTGATGGTTATCTAGGCTGGCCTACAGCAATGCACTTTGCTGCCCAGGGACATGATGTCATGGTAGTGGACAATTATTTAAGGCGTAACATCGCTCGTGAGACTTGTTCTGAAGCACTCATGCCCAATCCCAACCTGGTTGAGCGTGTTCGCCTGTTTGAATCTGTATCTGGGTATAAAATTCGAGTAGAGATTGGAGACTGCTGTGATTTTCGTTTTATGGAACGCATTTTCACCGATTTCGTTCCGGAAGCGGTCATTCACTATGCAGAACAACCTTCTGCTCCTTACTCAATGATTGGTTATGGCGAGGCACAGCTTACTCTTCACAATAATCTTAGCGCTACCTTTAATCTCATCTGGGCAGTAATGCAGTACAGCTCAGATTGTCAGATTATCAAGATCGGGACGATGGGTGAATATGGCACCCCGAATATCGATATTGAAGAAGGTTGGATAGAGATTGAACATAAAGGACGCAGGGATAAATTTCTGTATCCGCGTCAGGCAGGTAGCTTGTATCACACGACGAAGGTTTTGGATACAGATTTACTCTGGTTTTATGTGCGTACCTATGGTATCCGTGTCACGGATTTGATGCAAGGACCTGTCTATGGGCTATCAACTCCGGAAGTGGATCAGGATCAACGTTTATTACCCAACTTTCACTACGATGACATCTTTGGCACAGTTGTGAATCGGTTTTTAGTTCAGGCAGTTGCTGGAGTGCCATTAACAGTTTATGGCAAGGGTGGACAAGTTCGCGGTTACTTAAACCTTAAAGATACACTACAATGTGTAGAATTAGCGATGAATAACCCAGTAGAATCAGGGCAACTCCGAATTCTGAATCAATTCACAGAGACGTTTTCGGTCAATCAGTTAGCTGAGAAGGTGCAGCACGTGGGGAACCAAATGAGGCTGAATGTACAAGTAAAGGCTATTGATAATCCCCGCAAAGAGAAAGAGGATCACTATTACAATCCTAACCATTCAGGACTGCTTGAATTAGGGTTAAAACCGCATCCTATGACTGATAATGTTATTGCTCAAATGCTGAAGCAGGTTATGTGTTACAAAGAGCATATCGATATTCGTAAAATTATGCCTCGGGTAAAGTGGAACTAA
- a CDS encoding sulfotransferase family protein has product MDESKKNNRVKLISQEQKTTPICVLTAGRSGSSLTMQLLQSLGVYLGSEKFMIPRDRYNQTGYWEHRGFSDINSEILRRFGGNSNAPPWFPSGWELSSCLEDLENKAQILIENEFSQFSVWGWKDPKTCLVLPFWQKLLPETIYILSLRNPWDASKSQQKRSQYQINRSLNRWLYHIVQAMIYTSGKPRFFIFYEDTLLSEVKQRLRLKNFLETYQDLRLENRDNMVINKVDINLCHHQSSIDDLMANTTVTSQVKIAYLVLYGSVLYEENENNQHKYLENETIVKTIDGLFRSLHQELQVREYLIVKIWRYCVNYIPQYWKQNFIYFELSRVIRVYSQGGMSSVIRGFINQFSKRVK; this is encoded by the coding sequence ATGGATGAAAGCAAAAAGAATAACAGAGTAAAATTAATATCACAGGAACAGAAAACAACTCCTATTTGTGTCTTGACAGCTGGTCGTAGTGGTTCTTCCTTGACGATGCAATTACTTCAGTCACTGGGAGTTTATCTTGGTTCTGAAAAGTTTATGATTCCTCGAGACAGATACAATCAAACAGGATATTGGGAACACAGGGGTTTCAGTGATATCAATAGTGAAATATTAAGGCGTTTTGGCGGAAACAGTAATGCTCCACCATGGTTCCCTTCTGGATGGGAATTATCATCCTGTCTTGAAGATTTAGAAAACAAGGCTCAGATACTTATAGAAAATGAGTTTTCTCAGTTCTCAGTCTGGGGATGGAAAGATCCTAAAACTTGCCTAGTTCTACCTTTTTGGCAAAAACTTTTACCTGAAACAATATATATTTTGAGCTTACGGAATCCATGGGATGCATCTAAATCTCAGCAAAAGAGAAGTCAATATCAAATAAATAGAAGCTTGAATCGCTGGCTTTATCATATTGTACAAGCAATGATTTATACTTCTGGAAAACCTCGATTTTTTATATTTTATGAAGATACTTTGTTAAGCGAGGTAAAGCAAAGATTGAGATTGAAAAATTTTTTAGAAACTTATCAAGATTTAAGGTTAGAAAATAGAGATAATATGGTTATCAACAAAGTAGATATAAATCTTTGTCACCATCAAAGTTCAATAGATGATTTGATGGCAAATACAACTGTAACCTCCCAAGTTAAAATTGCCTATTTGGTACTGTACGGATCTGTTCTGTATGAAGAAAATGAAAATAACCAACATAAATATTTGGAGAATGAGACAATCGTGAAAACAATAGATGGATTGTTTAGATCTTTGCATCAAGAACTTCAAGTTAGAGAATATTTAATAGTAAAAATTTGGCGCTATTGTGTTAACTATATTCCTCAATATTGGAAGCAAAATTTTATATATTTTGAGCTTAGTAGAGTCATTCGTGTTTATTCTCAAGGAGGAATGAGCAGTGTAATTAGAGGTTTTATAAATCAGTTTTCTAAGCGTGTAAAATAA